A stretch of the Acyrthosiphon pisum isolate AL4f chromosome A2, pea_aphid_22Mar2018_4r6ur, whole genome shotgun sequence genome encodes the following:
- the LOC100159884 gene encoding probable methylthioribulose-1-phosphate dehydratase isoform X3: MDYVSDDFAPSNILSCNDDSEDHPRNLIPELCRQFYANGWVTGTGGGISIKYNDQIFIAPSGVQKERIQPDDLFVQNLNGEDVIIPKPEKKLSKSQCTPIFMCSFTERNAGAVIHVHSQEVVKLCLLNPENEVKITGLEMIKGIYNEKKGKFYDNDEELIIPIIENSKYEKDLVDTFKIALKKYPSTSAVLVRNHGMYVWGSNWKTAKTQLECYEYLFKIAIFKKIHHV; this comes from the exons atggattaTGTTTCTGATGATTTTGCCCcatcaaatatattatcttgt AATGATGATTCAGAAGATCACCCTCGTAATTTAATACCCGAGCTGTGTCGACAATTTTATGCGAACGGCTGGGTTACTGGGACGGGTGGTGGAATCAGTATTAAatacaa CGACCAAATTTTCATCGCACCATCTGGTGTTCAAAAAGAGAGGATTCAGCCTGATGACTTATTTGTTCAAAACCTGAATGGTGAAGATGTTATAATTCCAAAACCtgaaaaaaaactttccaaAAGCCAGTGCACACCTATATTCATGTGTTCATTTACCG AAAGAAATGCAGGAGCTGTGATACACGTACACTCACAAGAAGTAGTAAAATTATGTCTGTTGAACCCTGAAAACGAAGTAAAGATTACTGGGTTGGAGATGAtcaaa GGCATATACAACGAAAAGAAGGGAAAGTTCTATGATAACGATGAAGAACTCATCATACCAATAATAGAGAATTCAAAGTATGAGAAAGATTTAGTGGACACTTTTAAAATTGCCCTTAAAAAATACCCCAGTACCTCGGCGGTTTTGGTCCGAAACCATGGCATGTATGTATGGGGCAGCAATTGGAAAACCGCCAAAACACA attgGAGTgctatgaatatttatttaaaatagcaaTTTTCAAGAAGATACACCACgtataa
- the LOC100168773 gene encoding tetratricopeptide repeat protein 7B, producing the protein MSSKNVKSTRVESELAGCREEGNWSKILELVEQLSSGKAILYNLMVGEAKLEMFLEEHPPIESNIAKACSGLNEAKSYLTESISELSTQSGLSIDSHMLLAKLCYACGHYDEAMEHCTEAKLNSIIQTDLQIRNIRILSESFAVKGLCQEKLKPASSSRFKKTEWIEGVIKNYEQAANLGILYLQELDNKENQLMLPSPLGGNAPQITNNNSSSATGSHSPQPVNMTHSLSILVETAILRLPILLIESSNYTGAITTFRNILSACEAHGSHSIRLILTYQFAEFLLRKVSPKYYSLPTQSTPSKKQSSNIRRSKKYNTINMFMPRSEHEEVILLLIISEAMAARNAVLSQSPEFKEARIRAFSLATAIYDLLTFALVLWGQYNMLYESFERAMKFSADDAHVWMQQALCLEAAGRHIKALEVLTQVICMQPNAIVPCLLAARICYQHLFKMEEGLGWSQEALKREKMHSANLLSRCNLYIGIGAQCMALTSFLKSVKDKYHALCFESLNKAQQLDPNDHLVYYYLAFYYACLAKVPEATTKVRQALTLNPEHTPSLQLAILLLSAQKKINEAKSLLESSLEDFPDHIGLLFIKARIELQTEASDVALVTAKHMLSMCKASASNEGSPSIEHTDTRSIFQLYTTELSDKDSNSLGPARIEQALSEVASSISSLVPQRPVTNTVWHTQQNVWLLLAEIYLSQEQFDSANNCLLEAASIFPLSHHIMFMRGLFHEKRNEFNEAKQCYQNAVTVHPAHLKSLQHLGLMYHYLGSHRLAEKTLRDAAKINPYAPETWYNLGKVLESLGETDSATDSMATALQVEMVSPIMQYTSIPLPFD; encoded by the exons ATGTCCAGTAAAAATGTGAAAAGCACTAGGGTCGAGTCCGAATTGGCCGGGTGTCGAGAAGAAGGAAATTGGTCGAAGATATTGGAGCTCGTCGAGCAGTTGTCGTCCGGCAAAG caATACTGTACAATTTGATGGTCGGCGAGGCAAAGTTAGAAATGTTTTTAGAGGAACACCCTCCCATTGAGAGCAACATTGCAAAAGCTTGTAGTGGTCTTAATGAGGCCAAATCATACTTAACCGAATCTATTAGTGAACTCTCTACACaa tcggGCTTGAGTATTGATAGTCATATGTTACTTGCTAAATTGTGTTATGCTTGTGGTCATTATGACGAAGCGATGGAACATTGTACAGAAGCCAAATTGAACTCAATAATACAAACAGATTTACAAATCCGTAACATAAGGATATTGTCCGAGTCGTTTGCAGTAAAAG GTTTATGCCAAGAAAAGTTAAAACCCGCTTCCAGTTctcgttttaaaaaaacagaatGGATTGAAGGTGTTATTAAAAACTATGAACAGGCGGCCAATTTAGGCATTTTGTATTTGCAAGAATTGGACAACAAGGAAAATCAGCTCATGTTGCCTTCGCCACTTGGTGGGAATGCACCACAGATCACAAATAACAATTCTTCATCTGCTacag GATCTCATTCACCACAGCCTGTGAACATGACACATTCTCTGAGTATCTTAGTTGAGACGGCTATCTTGAGATTGCCAATATTGCTTATTGAGAGTTCAAACTATACTGGTGCCATAACAACTTTCAG GAATATATTATCAGCTTGTGAAGCCCATGGTAGTCATTCCATTCGACTCATTTTAACATACCAATTTGCTGAATTTCTTTTACGCAAAGTTTCTCCAAAATACTATTCACTGCCAACTCAAAGTA ctcCCTCTAAAAAACAGTCATCAAATATAAGaagatcaaaaaaatataatactattaatatgttCATGCCTAGAAGCGAACATGAAGAAgtaatattattgcttattataag TGAGGCAATGGCAGCCAGAAATGCAGTACTTAGTCAGTCACCAGAGTTCAAAGAAGCAAGAATTAGAGCTTTTAGTTTGGCCACAGCCATTTATGATCTGCTTACTTTTGCGTTAGTCCTTTGgggtcaatataatatgttgtacgaG TCTTTTGAACGTGCAATGAAATTTTCTGCTGATGATGCTCATGTTTGGATGCAACAAGCTCTATGTCTTGAAGCTGCTGGTCGTCATATTAAAGCATTGGAAGTATTAACGCAAGTTATATGTATGCAACCCAATGCTATTGTTCCTTGTTTATTAGCTGCTCGAATttgttatcaacatttatttaag atggAAGAAGGATTAGGTTGGAGTCAAGAAGCtcttaaaagagaaaaaatgcACTCTGCGAATTTGTTATCAAGATGTAATCTATACATAGGCATTGGAGCACAGTGCATGGCATTGACTTCGTTTTTGAAATCAGTCAAAGATAAATATCATGCCCTATGCTTTGAATCTCTTAATaa AGCACAACAATTGGATCCCAATGATCatctggtttattattatttagcgttTTATTATGCGTGTTTGGCTAAGGTGCCAGAAGCTACAACTAAAGTACGTCAAGCATTAACATTGAATCCTGAACACACACCGTCGTTACAGTTAGCTATCTTATTGTTGagtgctcaaaaaaaaataaacgaagcCAAATCTCTTTTAGAATCATCTTTGGAAGATTTTCCTGATCACATTGGTCTGTTATTCATTAAAGCCAGAATCGAATTGCAGACAGAAGCTTCCgat GTTGCACTTGTGACAGCTAAACATATGCTTTCTATGTGCAAAGCTTCAGCCAGCAATGAAGGTTCTCCTTCCATAGAACATACTGATACTCGTAGTATTTTTCAGCTTTACACAACTGAACTCTCGGACAAAGATTCAA ATTCTTTGGGGCCAGCGCGTATTGAACAAGCTTTATCAGAAGTAGCATCATCTATTAGTTCACTGGTGCCCCAACGACCTGTGACTAATACGGTGTGGCACACACAGCAAAATGTTTGGTTACTGTTAGCCGAAATATACTTGTCCCAAGAACAATTTGATTCagcaaataattgtttattggaAGCAGCCAGTATTTTTCCATTATCACACCACATCATGTTTATG AGAGGACTATTTCATGAAAAAAGAAATGAGTTCAATGAAGCAAAACAATGCTATCAAAATGCTGTAACAGTTCATCCGGCTCATTTGAAAAGCTTACAACATTTG GGTTTGATGTACCATTATTTGGGTAGCCACAGATTGGCTGAAAAGACATTAAGAGACGCTGCAAAAATAAATCCTTACGCTCCGGAAACATG GTATAACTTGGGGAAAGTCTTGGAGAGTTTAGGAGAGACTGACAGTGCCACGGACAGTATGGCCACTGCTCTGCAAGTAGAGATGGTCAGTCCGATTATGCAATACACAAGCATTCCTTTGCCATTTGattaa
- the LOC100159884 gene encoding probable methylthioribulose-1-phosphate dehydratase isoform X2, with product MKKAEDLKKSRYGRISSKRKFNEELDLSLAAINNMSNGKRHIFNVGDMVWAKTGKYPVWPGIVITDPETNKFSKNENMVPMLHIYYCNDAYKRNWIKMKQISKFSGKEEILTEIPKITTQISRSKLKIKWNQAVEEAECLAAMNKDQRISSFFANNFLASNSQLTNKAESSAGEKAPIKQPSMLEKNVGSDHEQPALVNDDSEDHPRNLIPELCRQFYANGWVTGTGGGISIKYNDQIFIAPSGVQKERIQPDDLFVQNLNGEDVIIPKPEKKLSKSQCTPIFMCSFTERNAGAVIHVHSQEVVKLCLLNPENEVKITGLEMIKGIYNEKKGKFYDNDEELIIPIIENSKYEKDLVDTFKIALKKYPSTSAVLVRNHGMYVWGSNWKTAKTQLECYEYLFKIAIFKKIHHV from the exons ATGAAAAAAGCAGAAGATTTGAAGAAGAGTCGATATGGCCGTATATCaagtaaaagaaaatttaatgaaGAGCTTGACTTGTCATTGG CTGCAATTAATAACATGAGTAATGGCAAAAGACATATATTTAATGTTGGTGACATGGTGTGGGCTAAGACAGGGAAGTATCCAGTATGGCCAGGAATTGTAATTACAGACCCAGAAACAAATAAGTTTTCTAAAA atgagAATATGGTACCCATGTTGCACATATATTACTGTAATGACGCTTATAAAAGAAATTGGattaaaatgaaacaaatttcaaaGTTCTCTGGCAAAGAGGAAATATTAACCGAGATTCCCAAAATTACT ACTCAGATTTCTcgcagtaaattaaaaattaagtggaATCAAGCTGTGGAGGAAGCTGAATGTTTAGCAGCAATGAATAA AGACCAGCGTATAAGTTCATTTTTTGCTAACAACTTTTTAGCATCTAATTCACAATTGACTAACAAG gcAGAATCATCTGCTGGGGAAAAAGCTCCTATCAAGCAACCTTCTATGTTGGAGAAAAATGTTGGGTCTGATCATGAGCAGCCGGCATTGGTA AATGATGATTCAGAAGATCACCCTCGTAATTTAATACCCGAGCTGTGTCGACAATTTTATGCGAACGGCTGGGTTACTGGGACGGGTGGTGGAATCAGTATTAAatacaa CGACCAAATTTTCATCGCACCATCTGGTGTTCAAAAAGAGAGGATTCAGCCTGATGACTTATTTGTTCAAAACCTGAATGGTGAAGATGTTATAATTCCAAAACCtgaaaaaaaactttccaaAAGCCAGTGCACACCTATATTCATGTGTTCATTTACCG AAAGAAATGCAGGAGCTGTGATACACGTACACTCACAAGAAGTAGTAAAATTATGTCTGTTGAACCCTGAAAACGAAGTAAAGATTACTGGGTTGGAGATGAtcaaa GGCATATACAACGAAAAGAAGGGAAAGTTCTATGATAACGATGAAGAACTCATCATACCAATAATAGAGAATTCAAAGTATGAGAAAGATTTAGTGGACACTTTTAAAATTGCCCTTAAAAAATACCCCAGTACCTCGGCGGTTTTGGTCCGAAACCATGGCATGTATGTATGGGGCAGCAATTGGAAAACCGCCAAAACACA attgGAGTgctatgaatatttatttaaaatagcaaTTTTCAAGAAGATACACCACgtataa
- the LOC100159884 gene encoding probable methylthioribulose-1-phosphate dehydratase isoform X1, which translates to MKKAEDLKKSRYGRISSKRKFNEELDLSLGESYRKINFILTKKSNGKSSPTAAINNMSNGKRHIFNVGDMVWAKTGKYPVWPGIVITDPETNKFSKNENMVPMLHIYYCNDAYKRNWIKMKQISKFSGKEEILTEIPKITTQISRSKLKIKWNQAVEEAECLAAMNKDQRISSFFANNFLASNSQLTNKAESSAGEKAPIKQPSMLEKNVGSDHEQPALVNDDSEDHPRNLIPELCRQFYANGWVTGTGGGISIKYNDQIFIAPSGVQKERIQPDDLFVQNLNGEDVIIPKPEKKLSKSQCTPIFMCSFTERNAGAVIHVHSQEVVKLCLLNPENEVKITGLEMIKGIYNEKKGKFYDNDEELIIPIIENSKYEKDLVDTFKIALKKYPSTSAVLVRNHGMYVWGSNWKTAKTQLECYEYLFKIAIFKKIHHV; encoded by the exons ATGAAAAAAGCAGAAGATTTGAAGAAGAGTCGATATGGCCGTATATCaagtaaaagaaaatttaatgaaGAGCTTGACTTGTCATTGGGTGAGTCATAccgcaaaataaattttatattgaccAAAAAAAGCAATGGAAAATCCTCTCCAACAGCTGCAATTAATAACATGAGTAATGGCAAAAGACATATATTTAATGTTGGTGACATGGTGTGGGCTAAGACAGGGAAGTATCCAGTATGGCCAGGAATTGTAATTACAGACCCAGAAACAAATAAGTTTTCTAAAA atgagAATATGGTACCCATGTTGCACATATATTACTGTAATGACGCTTATAAAAGAAATTGGattaaaatgaaacaaatttcaaaGTTCTCTGGCAAAGAGGAAATATTAACCGAGATTCCCAAAATTACT ACTCAGATTTCTcgcagtaaattaaaaattaagtggaATCAAGCTGTGGAGGAAGCTGAATGTTTAGCAGCAATGAATAA AGACCAGCGTATAAGTTCATTTTTTGCTAACAACTTTTTAGCATCTAATTCACAATTGACTAACAAG gcAGAATCATCTGCTGGGGAAAAAGCTCCTATCAAGCAACCTTCTATGTTGGAGAAAAATGTTGGGTCTGATCATGAGCAGCCGGCATTGGTA AATGATGATTCAGAAGATCACCCTCGTAATTTAATACCCGAGCTGTGTCGACAATTTTATGCGAACGGCTGGGTTACTGGGACGGGTGGTGGAATCAGTATTAAatacaa CGACCAAATTTTCATCGCACCATCTGGTGTTCAAAAAGAGAGGATTCAGCCTGATGACTTATTTGTTCAAAACCTGAATGGTGAAGATGTTATAATTCCAAAACCtgaaaaaaaactttccaaAAGCCAGTGCACACCTATATTCATGTGTTCATTTACCG AAAGAAATGCAGGAGCTGTGATACACGTACACTCACAAGAAGTAGTAAAATTATGTCTGTTGAACCCTGAAAACGAAGTAAAGATTACTGGGTTGGAGATGAtcaaa GGCATATACAACGAAAAGAAGGGAAAGTTCTATGATAACGATGAAGAACTCATCATACCAATAATAGAGAATTCAAAGTATGAGAAAGATTTAGTGGACACTTTTAAAATTGCCCTTAAAAAATACCCCAGTACCTCGGCGGTTTTGGTCCGAAACCATGGCATGTATGTATGGGGCAGCAATTGGAAAACCGCCAAAACACA attgGAGTgctatgaatatttatttaaaatagcaaTTTTCAAGAAGATACACCACgtataa